In the genome of Acidobacteriota bacterium, the window CGGAAACCAACGGCCGCAGCATTTGAATTTGATCGCGATGATGTCGAGCTCGCTATGCCAGTGAGCGCAGCGAGTCTCGGCGTCAAGATCGACCCCATAAATTATCTCACCGAAGATCTCCGTTTGGCTCAACATTCTTAGATAGTAAATTGTAAATTGGTCGATTGTTAATTGGGCTATCTATTACCAATTAACAATCCCCCAATTTACAGATGACAATTGATTTAACACTGTACTGCGTTAAAGACGACCAGTTATCTGTTAAAATAACGTTATGGCAAATCTTGAAACAGCAACACTCGCGGCAGGATGTTTTTGGTGTGTCGAGGCAGTTTTTGACTCACTTATTGGTGTCGAAGATGTCGTTTCGGGCTATTCCGGCGGCCACACGGAGAATCCTACGTATCAACAAGTTTGCAGCGAAACCACCGGCCACGCTGAAGTGGTTCAGATCAAATTCGACCCCGAACAGCTCTCGTTCGCTAATCTGCTCCGAGTCTATTTCACCGTCCATGACCCGACCACGCTCAACCGTCAGGGCAACGATATCGGTTCGTCATACCGCTCCGCCATTTTCTACCACAGCGAAGCCCAGCGCGAAACCGCCGATCAGATTATCGCCGAGATCACGGCCGAAAGCATCTACGACAACCCGATCGTCACCGAGGTCACCGCCTTCGACAAATTCTGGCCTGCTGAGGATTACCACCAGGAATACTTCGCCAATAACCCCAACCAACCATACTGCGCCGCGGTCGTCGCACCAAAAGTAGCGAAGTTCCGCCAGAAATTCGTCAGCCGCCTAAAGAAATGACTGGAGCGCAAGCGTCCCGCTTGCCAACACTGCGGCTTCCGTAGTGTTCGGTCTCTCGATATTTCTCATCATCGTTTAACACGAAACTCTTAACACCGAGGAAGCCTCGGTGTTGGCGAGCTCGACGCTTGCGCTCCAGTCCCACTAGAGCTTTCCAAGCAACATCAGCACGCCGATCACAATAAAAGCGACAGCGACGATCCGCTGGAGCCATTCGGTCGGAACATACTGACTTAAAACGCCGCCTACTAAAACGCCAAGCAGCGTAACCACGACCAGAGCCAGCGCTGCGCCGAGAAAGACAGAGACCTTCGATTCCGTACTCGACGTCATCGTTATCACCGCGAGCTGCGTTTTATCGCCGAGTTCCGCCAAAAATAGAGTTAAGAAGGCCGTTCCAAATATTTTCCAATCCATACAGAATAGCTTACAAAAAGTTGGCTTAAGTTGGCGAAGTTGGAAGCGGAAAGAAGCGGCCCATCGCCAGCGGCGGAGAGCGGAAGCGGCCGGCGGCGGTGGAGCGGGCGGCGATGCCGGAGGAGACTGAACTGGCGATCCCGCTCACCTAGATCAAGAACCTCCGCGAACGGTCCCCAAAACCGCCTAAAACGACCTTTGACCAATCTCCTAAATACCTCTACCAAACTACCGTTCTATGGCCCACCAAGGGCAAAAACCGTTTTACCTATCTCGCCTTTCTGCATTCGGGTAATCACCAAGATTCTATTTGCTTGCATCTTTCGCTGATATGGTTCAAAATTCGCTAAAACAAAACCAAAGAGCTATCTTCACCAGAATTTTTCGTCCGATCTTTTTGTCGTTAAGAAATCTATGTCAAGTTCAATTTTCCGCACAAAATCCATCTCTCAGATCCAGGCCGACGCGGCCGCGGGACTGTTGGAACACGCCCAAGACTCCAAAGAACCCGGTACGCTTCGCCGTACGCTGGGTGTTTTCGACCTAACCATGATGGGCATAGCCGCGATCATCGGCGCAGGCATCTTCGCAATGGTCGGCAAAGCCTCGTACAACGGCGGCCCGGCGGTGGCTCTATTGTTTGTGTTTACAGCATTTGCGTGCGGTTTTTCGGCTCTGTGTTACGCTGAGTTTGCTTCTCGAATTCCGGTTGCCGGCTCAGCATATACCTACGCATACGCCTCGATGGGCGAGTTTATCGCGTGGATAATCGGTTGGGATCTGATCGTCGAATACGCCATCGGCAACATTGCGGTCGCGATCTCGTGGAGCGACTATTTTACAGGCCTTTTGAAAGGTTACGGCATTGATATACCGCTGCATTTTACGATGGATTTCCTCACCGCGAGGCGTGGCCATGCCGCCGTGATGGACGCGATATCCAGCGGCACCACGATCGACGTGTTAACAAAGGCGTGTGATGCAAAGGACGCAGTGGTCAGCTGCGGCCAGATCGACGGCTACCTCGCAACCTTGAGTGCTCCAAAACTAGGTTCGATCCCGATCGTCGCCGACCTTCCGGCCTTGCTCATAACCGTCGCGATCACAACACTTGTGTTCATAGGCATTCGAGAATCCAAGTTCGCGTCGAACATAATGACGGTTCTCAAGATCGGGATTATCCTGCTCGTTATCTTCCTCGGCTTGAATTACGTGCAGCCGGCAAACTGGTCGCCGTTCGCACCAAACGGATTTGAAGGGGTTTTAAAGGGAGTTTCGGCCGTATTCTTTGCGTACATTGGCTTTGACGCTCTTTCGACGACCGCTGAGGAATGTGTTAATCCGCGGCGTGACCTGCCGATCGCGATGATTGCTTCGCTGGTCATCTGCACTATTTTATATATAGCAGTTGCCCTCGTGCTGACCGGAATGGTGAGCTATACAAAGCTCGACGTAGGTGATCCGCTTGCCTTTGTTTTTGGACCTGAAGGTGCAAATATCCCCTGGGTTGCCGGTATCATTGCTGTCAGTGCCGTGATCGCTCTCGCAACCGTTTTCCTGGTGTTTCAGATCGGGCAACCGCGTCTCTGGATGGCGATGAGCCGCGACGGCCTGCTTCCCAAAATCTTCTCGTCGATTCATCCGAAGTTCAATACGCCATGGTTCGCAACCCTCGTAACGGGCTTTGTTGTCGCGATCCCCGCCTTATTCATGAACCTGACCGAGGTCACGGACCTTGCGAGTATTGGGACGCTTTTTGCGTTCGTCGTCGTCTGCGCAGGCGTTTTGTTTAAGGACAAGGAGTTCAGGGAAAGCGGAACGCGTTACGTTCCCTACATAAATTCGCAGTTCCTGCTGCCCGCCATTCTGATCGTACTTTTTGCCGCGATCTACTACTTCAACCCGACCGTTGTCAGCGATTTCTTAAAACTCGAACCGAAGGATGGCGAAACTATGCTCGGGGCTTTTTCGCACAAGATCCCGATGATCTTTTTCATCATCGTCGCGGTGTTGCTTTTTGTATTGAGTCTGACAAAAAAGCTTTCGCTGATACCGATCTTAGGATTGCTATCGTGCCTCTATCTGATGACAGAATTGGGGGTTACGAACTGGATCCGGTTCACCCTATGGTTGCTTGTAGGCCTTATAATTTATGCCTTATATGGTTTTCGTAACAGCAAACTTTCGACCGCAGAATCAGAAGCTGCTCAAAGCTAGCGAGAGTTTACAAATCTTTACAACAAAGGCAAAACTAATTGAGCTAGAATTGCGTCATACAAGCGGTTAACGAATCTAAATTAGGACAGGAGCACTATATCTCTATGAAGAAGAACTTTGTTTTGGCAGCAGCTATTGCGATGCTCGCAATGGCATTCACCGCGTCGGCACAAAAAGCCCCCGCAGACTTCAGCGGCAAATGGAACCTCGACCTCGCAAAATCGAAATTGACCGACCGTGAGAAAACATCGATCGAGTCGCAAACTGTAACGATCACGCAGACTGCAGCAGACATTAAGATCGAAACCGATACCAAACGTATGGCACCGGCAGGTGGAGCACCACCTGCTGGTGGCCCTCCAGGAGGTGGTGGTGTACGTATGGGTGGTGGCGGTGGTGCTCAGGGTCCGCAGACTTTTACCCTTGGCAAAGAAACAACCACCGATCAGCAGATGGGCCAGAATACGGTTCCTGTCACAGCAGGCTCGAAATGGGAAGGTTCGAAGCTTGTCACTTCACGTTCGTTCACAATGAACGGACCAAACGGTGAGATGAAGAGCTCAACCAAACAGACACTTGAGCTTGGAGCTGATGGCAAATCGTTGACGATCACGGTTGAATCGACTGGAATGCAGGGTGCGACGACCTCGACCCGTGTTTACACGAAAGGCTAATAACTAACTTCTGTTATTAGAAAGGCGGGCTTTCGAGCCCGCCTTTTTTAGTCTTCAAATCGAATTTCTTCGATTATCTCTTTCATGTATTTCTTTCCCTGTTCAAGATCTTCTCGTTTCAGCGATACAGCTCCGACAACGGCGTGTCCGCCGCCACCGTATCTTTCGCAGATCTCGGCGATGTTATGGGTTCGCGGCCGAGGAGCCCAAGGGTTGGAGCCGACCGAGATCTTAGTGCGGAAATCGCTTCGCGTGAGCGAAACCGTATAGGTGGTTTCGGGATAAAAATAATACGGAATGAACTTGTTGTAGCCGTCAATCCCTGTATCTGTCAGATCAAATCGCACCACGCCGCGTTCGTAAACAGCACGCTCCTTGATCAATTTCACGGTATTCCAATGGCGTTCGAGGATCGGTTCGAGTTTTTCCTGGATCTCGTTGCTCTCGACGATCTCGTCCAGCGTCCGAGCTGTTAAAGAGCGGATAATTTTCTCGACAAATGCAACATCTTTTTCTCCCTCGATGACCTGCATTAGTTTTAAAGCGGACGACCGTAGCTCGACGCATTGGGCCGGCGATTCGTATAGTGCTCCGTCAATTATGTGCGCCCATTCGATCAGTTCGGCGAGCGATTCGTCTTCGAAACCGTACTTCTCTTTGGTGACTCGAGCAATGAACTCAGCGCACGATTTACTGGTCGTATCGAGGAATTTCTGACCCGAAGTATCCGCCAGAAAGTGCTGTTCGTCCTCCTTCGTAAGAAACGCGGATTGATGATGGTCGAACCACCACGTCAGCCGTTCGTCGGGACAATATTTGAAATCGACGATGGCATTTTCATCGCCGTCGAACTGATCGCGGTCAAACGCATTTCCCGCCCTATGCATTGTCGGCGTGTATGCTACCTCGGCATTTGGATCTATTTTTGCGTGAAAAAACTTGGTAAAGATGGCAGCCGATGACACGCCATCGAAACAATTGCCGTGATAAAGTATTCTTAGTTTCATGGATAAATGCAGCCGCCGAGCGGCAAAACATTTTAGGCTAGAGTAAGGAAAATGGTTAGTCAAGGGATGTGGGTATCAAATGGAGTCCCTGGATGCGAAAATATGCGTCCCTGCGTATGACCAGAAAGACATTCGCATGACCAGGGACGTATCGTTCCTGACCGCTTGGGGCACAACTCGATCATGGCCATCATGCTTTTAGGAACACGCATTCACTCCCAGCATCAGGTCGCCCATTAAATATGTCATCAAAGACCCGGCGCTATCGCATTTGCCTCGCGAGTGATCCTCGACTTATTCTTTGAGATTGCGGAACAAAAATAAACGGATGAACGATACAAATTTCAGGATCAGGATCGCTGCACCAGACGATGCAGCGCCACTGATAAGTTTCAACCAGGCGATGGCCCTCGAAACGGAAGGTAAGCAGTTGGAGGCGAAAAAGATCACTTCCGGGGTCGAGGCTGTTTTTGCCGACGAGAAGAAAGGTTTTTATGTGGTCGCTGAATTTGAGGACAAGATCGTCGGCGGCCTGATGGTCACTTATGAATGGAGTGATTGGCGTAACAAATGGTTCTGGTGGATCCAAAGCGTTTACATTCTGCCCGAAACTCGAGGACAGAAGCTGTATAGCCGCATGTACGAGTTCGTTAAACAGCAGGCTGCCGCGGCCGGAAACGTTTGCGGTTTCAGGTTGTATGTCGAGACCGAAAACGCCCACGCACAAAAGGTCTATGAGGCTCTCGGAATGGCATCGTCGCATTATCTGATGTACGAAGAAGAGGTATGACAAAGATCACCGAAGCCGAATTTAAACGGATCTGTGACGGGATATACGAGGATCGCGTCAGCATTATCAAACATAACCCGATCGGCCCAGGCGAGGAGATCCTGCTATGGATGCTGTTGAGCTGTTTGATCAGTTATCTCAATCTCTCGGACATCGAAACGCCATGTTTTACGGGAAAGCCTGACGCAAATACTTACCGCGAGGCTATAAACTTCGTATTAAGAGATCGGCGTACCGGGGATTTTGAGATCACGAAGTTTTTTGACCTATTTTCCGATGCTAGTTGAGAAATTTATAATAACGCCGTTTCAGCAAAATACGCGAGTTATAGTTTGCGAGGAAACAAGAAAGGCGATCTGCGTCGATCCGGGTGAACCGTGTGAAGAGATCGTTGATTTTCTAAATAAAAACAAGTTTGAGCTTCAGGCAGTGACACTGACCCACGGCCATCTCGATCATGTCGGCGGCACGAGTTATCTTGCCAAGATGTTTCCAAAGGCGGAGATAATTCTGCATAGCGCAGACGAAGGCCTGTATTACAGCTTACCTCAGCAGCCATTACTTATGGGCGTCCAACCGCATCAATTGGCGGCTCTTGGTTTAGATTACGACGATCCGCCAAAACTGACGCGTAATTGGCAGGACGGTGAGATCTATGAGGTAGGATCGTTGAGATTTTCTGTTCGACACTGCCCCGGACATACGCCCGGTCATGTCGTTTTTGCCGAAGAAAGTCAGAAACGCGTATTCGTCGGCGATTGCCTGTTTCTCGGCTCGGTCGGCCGCACCGATCTGCCCGGCGGCGATCACGATCAACTTATCGATTCGATAACAACAAATATCTTGTCACTTGACGACGAAACAGTAGTTTATTCAGGCCACGGGCCGGAAACAACGGTCGGCCACGAGAGGCAGACAAATCCGTTTCTAACCGGAGCGTACCAGATCGGCAAAGGCCGTTATTATTAATTAGGAGCATGAGTATGAAGAGAATTTTTGCATTCGCTGTTATCACGTCGCTATTGAGCCTATCGGTTTTCGCTCATGGCGATAACAGCCATTTCTCAAACAAACAAGAAGTGACCGTCAAGACTCAAAAGGTCGGCGGCAATGTTTATATGCTGCAGGGACGTGGCGGCAACATTGGCGCCGTTGCCGGGCCGGAAGGCATCCTGATCGTCGATGACGATTACAAAGCCGTTTCTCAGAAGTTAAGCGACGCCCTCAAGGAGCTTGGATCACCAGTACCCAAATTCATCCTAAATACGCACTGGCACGGAGATCACACGGAAGGCAACGACTTTTTCGGCAAGCAGCAATCGATCATAATTGCTCACGCAAACGTAAGAAAACGCCTGCTCGATCCGCCGGTTATCTTCGGCCAAAAGACGGCTCCGTACGCCTCTCACGCGCTGCCGATGCTTACTTACACGGAATCGATGACGATACATCTGAACGGCGAAGAGATCACGCTTCGGTATTACCCGAATGGCCATACGGACGGCGATTCAGTGGTGTTTTTTAAGAATGCGAACGTCGTCCACCTGGGAGACGATTTTTTTGTCGGGCGTTTTCCGTTCGTCGATATCGACAGCGGCGGCAGCGTTCAGGGAATGATAAATAACGTTTCGTCATTGCTCAAGACGATCCCGTCCGATGCGAAATTGATCCCGGGCCATGGAGCTCTCGCTACAACGGCCGACCTGCAAACGTATCGCGATGCACTCGCGGACACAGCAAAGATCGTGCAGGATGCGATGAAAAAGAAGAAAACGCTCGACGAGATCAAAAAAGCCGGATTACCGGCAAAGTTCGACTCGTTCGGTAGCGGATTTATTAAGACGCCGCAGTGGATAGAAACGATCTATCGCAGCTATTCGAAGAAATAAAAAAGAGCAGGCCACTCGGCCTGCTCTTTTACTTGCTCATTGGCGATTTAACCAGTTCTTACGCGACGGTAACGTCTTTGTTTAGATAAACGTCCTGAATTGCATTCAGGAGTTCGACGCCTTCGGCCATTGGGCGTTGGAATGCCTTTCTGCCGGAGATCAGGCCCGTGCCGCCGCCGCGCTTATTGATCACGGCTGTGCGAACTGCATCGGCGAGATCGCCCGCCCCCTTTGATTCTCCGCCTGAATTGATCAAGCCGCAGCGTCCCATGTAGCAATTGGCAACCTGATAGCGAACAAGATCGATCGGGTTGTCGCTGGTCAGCTCGGTATAGATCTTAGGATTTGTCTTGCCGTAGCTGCTCTCGGTGTTGAGCATGTTATAGCCGCCGTTTCGCTCCGGCAGTTTCTGCTTGATGATGTCAGCCTGGATCGTGACGCCTAGGTGGTTTGCCTGGCCGGTAAGGTCGGCAGCCGTGTGCATATCACCTTCAGGGCCTTTGAACTTCGGATTGCGAAGATAGCACCAGAGGATCGTCGCCATTCCGAGTTCGTGGGCGTAGGCAAAAGCCTCCGCTACCTCAGTTATCTGGCGTGTTGATTGGTCGGAACCAAAGTAGATCGTCGCTCCAACGGCAACGGCTCCCATATTTTTCGCCTGCTCGATCGTACCGAACATGACCTGATCAAATTGGTTTGGGTAGGTCAGCAGTTCGTTGTGGTTGATCTTCACAACGAACGGTATCTTGTGAGCATATTTGCGAGCGACTGTCCCGAGCACGCCGTAGGTCGATGCGACGGCATTACAACCGCCCTCGATCGCGAGTTTTACGATGTTCTCGGGGTCGAAATACATCGGGTTCGGTGCAAAGCTCGCCCCCGCCGAATGCTCGATCCCTTGATCGACGGGCAGGATCGACAAGTAACCCGTACCGCGTAGCCGACCGTTGTCATTCAACGTTTGAATGCTGCGCAAAACACTCGGATTGCGGTCCGAGTTCGCCCAAATGCGGTCGACGAAATCACTGCCGGGAAGGTGAATGTTTTCCTTTGGAATGGTTGTGGAAACGTGGTTCAAAAGCGAGTCGGCATCGGCACCGAGTAATTCCTGAATTTTGGCTAGATCGACGGACATTAAGTTCTCCTTACAAAATTAGTTGGTGAATTTCTATCTAATAATATACAACGCATTGCCCGGCATGTTAACCGTCGAAAAACTCAGGGTAGAATTTTCATGAACTTTTACCCTACTCGCGGTCTTCTCAAGTCAAATAAAAAACCGTCCGGCACTACCAACGTACCGGACGGCCTTTTGCTTTTTTTACATCAGCAACCTACTTGCCTGCTGGATTTCCATCGGTGTCGAGGATCGAGATAGTTTGGCCGAGTTCCTTTAGGCCGGGCTCGATGACCTTGCGGTCGCCGACGATGACGATAGCCATTTTCGACGGGTCGAGGTATTTGTTGGAGACGCGTTCTACGTCGGCCAGCGTGACCGCACCGATCTTTTGGATGTATTCGTTAAAGTAAGAATCCGGCAGGCCGTAAACGACAAGTGCGGCGAGCTGGTTCGAGATGCCGCCGACCGTTTCGAATGCGCTCGGGAAACGGCGGATGAACGATTGCTTGTTAACATCAAGCTCAGCTTGAGTGACAGGGCGTGCACCGCGCATTCCGTTGATCTCCTTAAGAAATTCCTGAACCGCTTCCTTGGTAGAGATCGTCTGGATCTCACCCGAAGCCGAGAACGGCCCCGCACCGCGACGCGGCGAGAAGCGGCTGTAAGCTCCATAAGTGTAACCCTTATCTTCGCGAAGGTTCATGAAAAGTCGGGCTGTACCGCCGCCGCCGAGAATGGAGTTCATCACCTGAACGGCGAAGAAATCGGGATTGCTGCGTTCGATACCGACGGTACCGATCGAGACCGACGATTGAGCTGCACCCGGTTTGTCGACAATGTAGATCCCGGGTTTTGCCATCATTTGCTGTTCGGCAATGCTCGAAGCCGAAACATCGCCTGGCTTCCAGTCAGCAAAGGCCTTTTCGAGCCGCGCTTTGACTTCGGCTGCCTGAACGTCACCGACGACGATCAAGGTCGAGTTATTCGGACGGTAATTCGCTCTGAAGAAATTGGCGAGGTCGTCACGGGTCATCGCGGCAACGGTCTTTTCATCACCCGTCAACTGACGGCCATATACCTGGTTGCCATAGAGCACCTTGTCGTAAACCACGCCGGCAACTGCTGTCGCGCTCGCCTTTCGCTGACGGAACGAATTCAAGAGGCGTCCTTTCGTTGATTTGAATTCAGCTTCCGGGAAAGCCGCATTCATGATCTGATCGGAGAAATAGCCAAGTGCGGTGTCGAGGTTTTTTGTGAGCGTTTGCATTGAAACCGTCGAGGTATCGAATGACGAACCTGCATTCACTGACGCTCCGATCGCCTGCAGCCCATTGGCGATATCCAGTGCCGAACGGGTCTTCGTACCTTGGTTTAGCATCGAGGCCGTCATTGACGCAACGCCAGATTTATCTGCGCTTTCGAGAGCACCGCCCGCATTGACGACGAGATTCATCGAAACTATCGGCAGTTCGTTCTGCTTGACGATCCAAACGTTGAGGCCGTTCGAGAGCTTTGTTTTCTCTATCGCCGGCAGGCTAAGCTTCGGATCCGGTCCGGGTTTGGGAAGCATCGCTTCCTGCTTGGCGATCAGAGCGGTGTCCTTTTTCTTGGTCTCCGTCGAAGCGGGCTTGTCAGCTTTGGCCGGCGGCGGAGGTGTCTTAGACGGTACTGCGGACAGAACGAGATGGTTTGCAGTGAGGTACTTGTTCGCGACGCGTTTTACGTCCTCAGAAGTGACCTTTCTGTAGCGGTCGAGATTTGACTGAAAATAGTTCGGCTGGCCCAGATATCCGGCATAGTTGGTGAGGGCACTTCCTTTGCCGAAAACTGTCTGCAGGCCATAAATCGCCTGCGCCTCACGCTGCGTTACCGAACGTGTGATCTCGTCAGCCGTCGGGCCGTCTTTCTTGATCCGCTCAAGTTCCGTGTTGATCGCGGCCTCGATCTCGTCCAGAGTTTTACCCGGACGGGCGGTCGCGGAGACCTGGAAAAGCCCTGCGATCTCGTTGGTGTTGTTACTGGCGAAGACGTTAGCGACAAGCTCATTCTTGTAAAGCAAATTGCTCTGGAGCCGGGAACCGCGTCCGCCGGACAGTATGTTGGAAAGCACATCGAGTGGAGCTTCGTCCGCTGCGTAGGCCGGAACTGAGGCCCATGTGAGCGAGATTCGTGACGCGTTTGCGAAAGGATCTTCGTACGACTTTCGCACCACGCTCGAGAGTTGAGGCACCGGAAGGTTGGGCCGGACGATCGGCTGGCCGGCTTTCATGCCGCCAAAGTACTTCTCGATCCAGGCCATGGTCTGCTTCTCGTCGAAATCGCCCGAGATCGCCATGACCGTATTATTAGGCACGTAATAGGTTCGGAAAAAAGACTTTACATCTTCGAGCGACGCGGCAGAGAGGTCTGCCATTGAGCCGATCACGTCCCAACGGTAAGGATGGCCCTCGGGGTACATTACCTCATAGGTCATCTCCGACATTGCTCCGTAAGGTACGTTATCGACGCGTTGGCGACGCTCATTTTTAACGACATCGCGCTGATTATCGAGCTTTGCCTGGTCCATCGCGGCGAGCAAGTTGCCCATGCGGTCGGCTTCCATGTAGAGCGTTCGTTCGAGCATGTTAGACGGTACGGTTTCGTAATAGAAGGTGCGGTCCTGATCGGTCGTACCGTTGACGCTGCCGCCCATCTCATCAACCGCACGCCAGCCGTCGATAAAATTCCCTGAGCCCTGAAACATCATGTGCTCGAAAAGGTGGGCAAAACCGGTGCGGCCATTCGCTTCGTTCTTTGAGCCGACGTGATAGAACATGTTCACAGAAACGATCGGTGTCGAACGGTCCTGATGCATCACAACGGTCATCCCGTTTTTCAGCTTGTACTGTTTAACGTTGATCGGGGGCAGCTTATCGCCCTGGCCGAAAACGGGTGCCGTCGATGTAATGGCAAATATCAGAAAGAAAAGAGACAGGAAAGTGCGTCGCATGTTTAACTCCTTAAAGACTCGGGCGATATGCCGAAAAAAGCCAAAGGACACCTGCCTTTAAGACAGATGCCCGCTAACTAAATTTTGAGATTCCAGATTGTGTTACGGAGACTAGCTTGTCTTGGTTTCAACCGTTGCGAGAGCGGCGATCTTTTCGCGTTTCGAGACCACCACGCCGCCTGGCTTCTCGACGGTGATGGCGAACATTCCTGGCTCGACCGCCTTCAGCTTGGCATCGATCGGGATGATAACCTCGCCATTTTCGGCAACGTCGAAGGTTCCGCCGTCGATTGGCGTGGCCTTATCCTGCGTCTTGTCGAAGATCCACAGTTGATAGGTCTCTTTGGCCTTGTCGTTTGCCGGCAAGCCCTTGAAACGCATGTAGCCCTGCTGCTTTTCATCGCTCCAGACTACGTCACCTGAGAGATCTTTCAGCTCTTTAACGTTTCCTGCAGCCCAATTCGCCTTGATAAGGCCGGCGGTCGACTTCAAAAGCTCTTCCCGCAATTCGCCCGGTGTTTTAACTTTTGGTGTTTCGACCGTGACAGGATTAACAGCCAACTGCTGCGGCTTAGAATTCGTTATATAAATGTTTACGGCAAGGGCGATACAGGCCGCGAGAGCCGCCGTCCAGCCAAGCCACCCGAACCATCCGGAGGCTGGCCGCTCGTTCTCGTCGGTCTTGTAGACCGGAGGCCACGGAGATTCCTGACCAACTAATTTTTCGGCGTTCGCAGAGATCTTGGCAAATAGATGATCAGGCATCGGCACGACCTCGCCAAAATCGATCATGCTGATCGCAGCGGCTGTCATCTCGAGCGATCGAAACTCAGCATCAGCCGTTCCGGGATCGATCTGACCGAGCTGCATTTCCTCTGCTTCATCCAGCCCGTATATCGCCTTCTTGGTAAGAAGATCGAAGAGTAGTTCATTCTTTTCTTCGCTCATGCTCTCACCTCCTGAGACACGCTCGACCCACCGAGCCCTAAATATTCCCTGACCTGCAAGATTCCACGCCGTGCGTGCGTTTTGACGGTGCCCAGCGGCATTCCCGTTGCATCTGATATCTCTTGGTGGGACATCCCCTGAACTATTGATAATCTAAGCACCTGCTGCTGCTCCGGCCGAAGCGT includes:
- a CDS encoding insulinase family protein → MRRTFLSLFFLIFAITSTAPVFGQGDKLPPINVKQYKLKNGMTVVMHQDRSTPIVSVNMFYHVGSKNEANGRTGFAHLFEHMMFQGSGNFIDGWRAVDEMGGSVNGTTDQDRTFYYETVPSNMLERTLYMEADRMGNLLAAMDQAKLDNQRDVVKNERRQRVDNVPYGAMSEMTYEVMYPEGHPYRWDVIGSMADLSAASLEDVKSFFRTYYVPNNTVMAISGDFDEKQTMAWIEKYFGGMKAGQPIVRPNLPVPQLSSVVRKSYEDPFANASRISLTWASVPAYAADEAPLDVLSNILSGGRGSRLQSNLLYKNELVANVFASNNTNEIAGLFQVSATARPGKTLDEIEAAINTELERIKKDGPTADEITRSVTQREAQAIYGLQTVFGKGSALTNYAGYLGQPNYFQSNLDRYRKVTSEDVKRVANKYLTANHLVLSAVPSKTPPPPAKADKPASTETKKKDTALIAKQEAMLPKPGPDPKLSLPAIEKTKLSNGLNVWIVKQNELPIVSMNLVVNAGGALESADKSGVASMTASMLNQGTKTRSALDIANGLQAIGASVNAGSSFDTSTVSMQTLTKNLDTALGYFSDQIMNAAFPEAEFKSTKGRLLNSFRQRKASATAVAGVVYDKVLYGNQVYGRQLTGDEKTVAAMTRDDLANFFRANYRPNNSTLIVVGDVQAAEVKARLEKAFADWKPGDVSASSIAEQQMMAKPGIYIVDKPGAAQSSVSIGTVGIERSNPDFFAVQVMNSILGGGGTARLFMNLREDKGYTYGAYSRFSPRRGAGPFSASGEIQTISTKEAVQEFLKEINGMRGARPVTQAELDVNKQSFIRRFPSAFETVGGISNQLAALVVYGLPDSYFNEYIQKIGAVTLADVERVSNKYLDPSKMAIVIVGDRKVIEPGLKELGQTISILDTDGNPAGK
- a CDS encoding anti-sigma factor, yielding MSEEKNELLFDLLTKKAIYGLDEAEEMQLGQIDPGTADAEFRSLEMTAAAISMIDFGEVVPMPDHLFAKISANAEKLVGQESPWPPVYKTDENERPASGWFGWLGWTAALAACIALAVNIYITNSKPQQLAVNPVTVETPKVKTPGELREELLKSTAGLIKANWAAGNVKELKDLSGDVVWSDEKQQGYMRFKGLPANDKAKETYQLWIFDKTQDKATPIDGGTFDVAENGEVIIPIDAKLKAVEPGMFAITVEKPGGVVVSKREKIAALATVETKTS